From Arcobacter sp. LA11, a single genomic window includes:
- a CDS encoding response regulator transcription factor: MKILLLEDDPALNDLLDDHLTDKGYKVTLATNGQDALEYLIDEVFDLALLDINTPIMTGIEVLKTIREDYKNQTPAIVLTAYQDTKHLKESFESGVDDYIKKPFDLEELDQRIMKLCKHFLIEQSDDVEIGENIKFIPESCQLVVDNETKHLAQKERDILKYFCKHKSRVVSSDELLQNIWAYEEMPTDATIRVYIKNLRELLGKDRIQTIRGIGYKFE, translated from the coding sequence ATGAAGATATTGTTACTTGAAGATGATCCAGCTTTAAATGACTTGTTGGATGATCACTTAACTGACAAAGGATATAAAGTTACTTTAGCAACTAATGGACAAGATGCTTTAGAATATTTAATTGATGAAGTTTTTGATTTAGCGTTATTAGATATTAATACACCTATTATGACTGGAATTGAAGTTTTAAAAACTATACGAGAAGATTATAAGAATCAAACTCCAGCAATTGTATTAACAGCTTATCAAGATACAAAACATTTAAAAGAATCTTTTGAAAGTGGAGTTGATGATTATATTAAAAAACCTTTTGATTTAGAAGAATTAGATCAAAGAATTATGAAATTATGTAAACATTTTTTAATTGAACAATCAGATGATGTTGAGATAGGTGAAAATATAAAATTTATCCCTGAATCTTGCCAATTAGTAGTTGATAATGAGACTAAACATTTAGCTCAAAAAGAGAGAGATATTTTAAAATATTTTTGTAAACATAAAAGTAGAGTTGTATCTAGTGACGAATTATTACAAAATATCTGGGCATACGAAGAGATGCCAACTGATGCAACAATTAGAGTTTATATTAAAAATTTAAGAGAACTTCTTGGAAAAGATAGAATCCAAACAATTAGAGGTATAGGATATAAGTTTGAATAA